Proteins encoded by one window of Microcebus murinus isolate Inina chromosome 2, M.murinus_Inina_mat1.0, whole genome shotgun sequence:
- the LELP1 gene encoding late cornified envelope-like proline-rich protein 1: MSSDNKNKSSEPKNEPRNCDPRCEQRCEAKCQPSCLKKLLQRCAEKCPRDKCPPPCPPPCPPCPCPPPCPPPCPPCPIPCPPKPCTKPCPPKCPPPCPPPCPPPCPPPCPPCPPPCPP, translated from the coding sequence ATGTCGagtgacaataaaaataagtctAGTGAGCCTAAAAATGAGCCCAGGAACTGCGATCCCAGGTGTGAACAAAGGTGTGAGGCCAAATGCCAGCCCAGCTGTTTGAAGAAGCTCCTGCAACGCTGCGCTGAGAAGTGCCCACGGGACAAGTGCCCGCCACCGTGCCCCCCACCATGCCCACcatgcccatgccccccaccatGCCCCCcaccgtgtcccccatgcccaaTACCCTGCCCTCCCAAGCCCTGCACCAAACCTTGTCCTCCGAAGTGCCCACCTCCCTGTCCACCTCCCTGTCCACCTCCGTGTCCACCTCCGTGTCCGCCCTGCCCGCCTCCCTGCCCACCGTGA
- the PRR9 gene encoding proline-rich protein 9, producing MSFSEQQCKQPCVPPPCLQKAQEQCQAKAEELCLPTCQDPCQEKGPVQAQEVCLPQCQELSQENCPQQSQDPCLPQCQDQCPPQHVEPCQEPFQTKCVEACPQKVQEKCSPPGKGK from the coding sequence ATGTCCTTTAGTGAGCAGCAGTGCAAGCAGCCATGCGTGCCCCCTCCATGCCTTCAAAAGGCCCAAGAGCAGTGCCAGGCGAAGGCTGAGGAGCTGTGCCTCCCCACGTGCCAGGACCCCTGCCAGGAGAAGGGCCCGGTGCAAGCTCAGGAGGTGTGTCTTCCTCAGTGCCAGGAGCTAAGCCAAGAAAACTGCCCACAGCAAAGCCAAGACCCTTGCCTACCTCAGTGCCAAGACCAATGTCCGCCTCAGCACGTAGAGCCATGCCAGGAGCCCTTCCAGACGAAATGTGTGGAGGCTTGCCCACAGAAGGTCCAGGAGAAGTGCTCACCCCCTGGCAAGGGAAAGTAG